The sequence aattttattcttttttaaatcaaaattatatctaaccatatatatgtaaataaatttatattgttaaccatttataattatgagtaAAGAtgtataacttttttttatcaaaagatgtataacttttgatttattggattaaatattatttccttattttataaaaaatatcataataaacgaaaatttctaaaaacaatatataatctaaaataaaattaacatgtCAGAAAGGATATGAACAGCAGAAATAGAGACCTCCTTAATCATTGCTACATACCTAGAGAGAAAAGTGGTCTGGTTGGCACTCAAAGACATAGATGATTTTTATGAAGTTTGCAAAAAGATTTCAGAATAAGCAATCATGCATTAATACAGCGGCCGAAAGGCCATAAAAAATCTTGCATAATTCTGATTCGGCAGCCTGACTCGCATTCTCAAAGTGGCAGTTTGGGCTTCTAACTCCTAGGGTCAGAACTCAGGTTATTGATCATTTGGAGTAAACTCTATCCTCCATCTATTTcctcttttcttgttttaaaaGCACATGCTTTGCCTTGTTTGTCCTAGGCTATTATTGGTCAAGCCTGGAAAAGGGTCTGCTTCGAAGGAGACTCTTTTAACTGTCATCCACACAGTTTTAAAATTCTTGGTTCCCTCTGCTGATATTGATACTATTTTCCAAGACATTAATATATTGGCTACTTCGTTTAACGCTATTGTTAAATACTGTAATTCAATGTTTATTATTGGGTAGTATAgttctttccttcttcttagtgttagaatataaatagccctctttcttttgttctaGGGTTAAGCTTAAGCTTCTTTTAATGATGTAcattatgattttctttcaattaacatggtatcagagctaaattgttttattttgcaaTGAGGACATTCGGTTCTATTTATTGTTTGGACTAGCAAAAGGATTAGCCTCTGCTGCTGTGTTGTCTGGTATAGCATAAGAAAAATGGTGTCGTTCTAGCATAGAGACTGGCTTTTGCTGAAAACGACGTCATCGTTGTTGACTGTGTGTACATGAAAGCAGCAAACAGCGTCGTTGCTGACCCTCTGCTGTAAACGGCAGCAGCTTCTGCTTTGCAAATATGAAACCCATttgaagataaagaaaacccaaaaaggGCGTTGGATTTCGCTGCAAACGGCCTCGACGTCTGCGTCTGTTGAAAACAGCCGGCCTCGACATCGACTATACTAAAATCTTGGAAACCCATttgaagataaagaaaacCCAGAAAGGGCGTTGGGTTTTGCTGCAAACAGCCTCGACGTCGACTACTGCTGAAAACGGCTTCGATGTTGACGGAAACTGGGATTTCACTGCAACTGTGCTCTCGTCGTCGTTGTCGTCTGCCACTCGGTTGATATTTTCTTAAGTTAAGTTGGACGTCCTTTCCTCTTACCGAATCCAACAACAGTAGTAAAAGGTTGGATTTATTTTGCTTGGTGATAGGTCTTTTTAAGGTTAGGGGAGGTGGAGAAATTATGTATTGTGTTTTAATGTTGATAAATGATTATGGGGTTTAATGTTGACAAATGTTATGAGCAATCTGTAAAAGAGGTTCTTCTTATAAGGTTATTAGATGTCCATCTTATCAGTTTGTAAAGCAAATTTGTTAATCTTTTCAAGTAATTGATTGTTGTTGAtttcaattgaattttttttttctattccaTTATGGCTGAAGCTAAAGATAATTCGCTTCAAGCagttagtatttaattagatgGTAAATATTATGCATATTGGAGTTatgtgataaaaaaatttctgaaaggaaaacaaaagtGGGGATATGTTTCGGGTGCTTTTGTTAAGCCTCAAGATGGCACGGACTATGTGGCATTATTCGATAAATGGGAGGTAGATAATTCAAAAATCATTACTTGgatcaataattttattaagcatTCGATAGGTACCCAGTTAGCAAAATATGAGACAGCTAAAAAGGTTTGAGATAATCTAGCTAGACTGTACACACAGTCTAATTTTGTAAAACAGTACCAGTTGGAATCTGACATTCGTGCTCTTCAACAGAAAAATATGAGTATCCAGGAATTTTATGATGCTATGACAGATTTGTGAGATCAATTAGCTCTCACAGAATCTGCTGAATTATGAGCCTTTAGGGCTTATATTGCACGAAGAAAGAAGCAGAGGTTGGTATAGTTTTTAATGGCTCTTCGTGATGAGTTTGAGGGACTTCGCAAGTCTATTTTGCATCGTCAACCACTGCCTTCTGTTGACTCTGTTGTCAGTGAGCTTTTAGCTGAAGAAATTCATCTTAAGTCTTCTGTTGTAAAAGAGGTTTCTTCAGCTCCTACTCCATCCGTCTTTGCCATGCCTTCTCGATCAAACTTTAAGTCTCAGTTCAGACCATATGGATCTGTTGCTCGTGATGAATGCGGGTTCTGTAAGCGAAAAGGTCATTAAAAATCTCAGTGTCCGAAATTGGGTAGAAGAAAGCAGTAACAGCAGCAACAATCTCATCAGTGGTCTTATCGACCATCGACTCTTCATAACGGACCTCCTCTTCTATCTTATCCTTATAATGCACTGTCAACCTCCTCCTTGGATCCATCAATGACTGAGCAGTTTCAACATTTCCTTGCATCTCAGCCTCATGCCATTTCAGCTTCCTCTCAAATAGGTTTGTCATCTAGTCCCTCAGGTATATCCCCTTCCTCCTGGATTTTAGATTATGGTGCTTCAAACCATATGTCACCTAATTTGTCATCTTTTACTTCTCTAACCCCTAAAGTTTTAGTTCATGTTATGAATGCTAGTAGTACATCTATGCCATTGCAAGGTGTTGGTTCGATTATTACGCCTTCTCTGTCTTTATTTAATGTCTATGACATTCCTAGTCTTGCTTTAAATCTTGCTTCGAATCTTGCTTCTGTTGGTCAGATATGTGACACTGGAtgctcaatttctttttcttcttctacttgtTTTGGTCAGGATCTAAATTCTCAGAAGGTGAATGGGATCAGCCATAAAGAATGAGGACTTTATGTATTGGATCAGCTCAAAACTCCTCATACTACGGCAGTTGTTCCTGGTGTGAATTTGTCATCCTTTCGTTTGAGTCCTTCTTCATCTGTGTTTTATTTGTGGCATTCTTGCCTTGGTCATGTCTCTGTGTCTTATTTGCAATTTTTAGTCTCTACAGGAGCtttagaaaatttgaaaactcATGATATTTCTGATTGCAGTGATTGTAAACTAGCAAAGTTTATTGCATTGCCTTTTCTTAAAAGCACTACTATACTTATTACTCCTTTTGATCTTATTCATTCTGATGTATGGGGACCCTCTCCTGTCTCTACAAAAGGGGGTTCTTGTTATTATGtatcttttattgatgattgcacttgttattattgggtttatcTTATGAAATGTCGTTCAGACTTTTTTGGCATTTATAATGAATCTCAATCTCTTGTGAAAATCCAACAttcagttattattaaatGCTTTAGATGTGACTTGGGGGGAGAGTATACTTCTCATGATTTTAAGGACCTACTTGCTTTAGATGGTACAATTTACCAAACTTCTTGCGCTGATACTCCTGAATAAAATGGAGTTactgaaagaaaatataggcACATTCTTGAGACTGCACGATCACTTTTGTTGTCTGCTAGCGTTTCTAGTAAATTTTGGGGGAGGGAATTTTACTTCtcttcatttaattaataaaattcatatttctCATAATTCTGGTTTGTCTCCCTATGAAAGATTGTATGGTCGTTCTCCAGATTATTCTTCCCTTCGTGTCTTTAGTTCTACATGTTTTGTTCTTCTTCCTCATGTTGAGCGTAGAAAGTTAACATCTCAATCTACCATATGTGTTTTTCTTGGTTATAGTGCAGGTCAAAAAGGGTATCATTGTTTTGATCCAATCAGTCATAAGTTATATGTTTCTCgtcatgttatttttcttaaacatATTCCTTATTTTGCAATTTCTGATCGTTctcatagtatatatatatgtctgaTCTTATCCatattaattcttttgctACTGATATTGACAAGCTATCCTCTGCCGGTATTCCTGAAACTTCTATTGGCTCTTCCACTATAATCTCTATCCAATCATCTTATGAGACTACAGACACTATCGAACCTCGCTATCCTGTATGAAATCGTAAGTCCACTAAACAATCTGATTTTGATTATTCTTGTTATTCGAGTTCATTTGTCTCTTTTCTAACTTCTATTTATCGTCTTTATGAGCCTTTATCTTTCAAAGAAGCAATTCTTGATCCACTTTGGCAGCGTGCTATGGCTGAGGAGCTAACTGCTCTTCATCAAACCCATACTTGGAATTTAGTGTCTCTTCCTACAGGTAAACGTACTATTGGTTCTCGTTGGGTCTATAAGATTAAAACTAAGTCTAATGGGTACattgaaagatataaagcTCGTCTAGTGGCTAAGGGTTATTCTCAGGAATATGGTCTGGATTATGAGGAAACTTTTGCTCCCGTTACTAAAATGACTACAGTTCGAATTCTTATTGTTGTTGCTTCTGTTCGTTATTGAGATATAACTCAAATGGATGTTAAAAATGCCTTTTTGAATGGCGACCTTCACGAAGAAGTCTATATGGTTCCCCCTCCCGGCCTTGATCATCATTCTGGTGAAGTTTGCAAAATTAGTATGGTCTCAACCAGGCTCCTCGTGTATGGTTTGAGAAGTTTTCTACTGTGATTACTTTACTTGGCTTTCATCCTAGCAACCATGAATTGCACTATTTGTCAAATGTACTTCGGCTGGTCGAATTCTactttctttatatgttgatgatatgattaTTACAGGTAATGATGTTATTGGGATTAGTATGTTGAAGCCCGAACTGACTCGTTGTTTTGCTATGAAGGACTTGGGTCCCCTTCGTTACTTTTTGGTATTGAAGTTGCTTCCTCTCCAAAAGGGTATCTTCTTTCTCAATCTAAGTATATTTCTGATATTTTTTAGCGTTCTCGTCTTTCTTATAATAAGACTGTTGATACTCCGATTCAGCTCAACGCTCGTTATTCTGCTTCTGATGGTTCTCCAATGCCAGATCCGAGTTTATATCGGACTGTGTTGGAAGTTTGGTTTATCTTACTATCACTCGTCCTGATATCGCATATGTTGTTCATATAGTCAGTCAGTTTGTTACTTCTCCTACTACAGTTTATTGGGCTGTTGTTCTTCGCATTTTGAGATACCTCTGTGGCACTCGGTTTCAGACTCTTCTATTTTCATCTACTTCATCTTTAGAGTTATGTGCTTACTCTGATGCTAATTGGGCCGGTAATCCCACTGACCGTAAATCAACTACTggattttgtatttttctagGTGATTCTCTTATCTCTTGAATAATTAAGAAGCAGGACATTATTTCTCGACCCTCAACGGAGGCTAAATATCGCGCTATGACTTCCACTACTTATGAAATAGTTTGGTTGTGATGGTTGCTTGCTGATATGGGTGTCTTTCTG comes from Ricinus communis isolate WT05 ecotype wild-type chromosome 5, ASM1957865v1, whole genome shotgun sequence and encodes:
- the LOC125369995 gene encoding uncharacterized mitochondrial protein AtMg00810-like; protein product: MDVKNAFLNGDLHEEVYMVPPPGLDHHSGEYVEARTDSLFCYEGLGSPSLLFGIEVASSPKGSEFISDCVGSLVYLTITRPDIAYVVHIVSQFVTSPTTVYWAVVLRILRYLCGTRFQTLLFSSTSSLELCAYSDANWAGNPTDRKSTTGFCIFLGDSLIS